ACATTAATCCACACTGGGCATATCTACCTGTCCAGAGAGATGAGGCAGGCCAGGTAAGCTCTGTGAAGGTCTGGAACTTAAATGACTTTCTTCATTGCTGGATTCCCACTGATCTGTGCCATACTTGGCACACAGGATAAAATCAGAATTTGTTGAAGGAGGGAATGAATAAGTTCTACAGGGTTGCAAGAGAAAAACATCTCTATCCCTCACTGATTCTCTCCTCATGCTGGACATGTACAttcttctaataaaaataaataagccaccTTATGAAAGAAGTGTTTTTCTTgaaatatggtaaaaaaaaaaaaacttctcaacaAGAAGTCCATTGCAGTCAAAACATTTACACGCACAACAGAGTCTTCTCTTTAGTAAGGGTCTATCTACTGATATATAGAAACTGGACTTGTGAGCCTTTCTACACATTCTTggacaccatttaaaaaattctcccctctcagaattttctttgttgtcttcCTACAGAATTCCTTGTCTTACATTAGTTTCTCAGATGTAGAATTCTTTGTGTACTCCCAAGCTTATCATCATTATTGAACTGTGCTTATTTTCAGAGTAACTCCATGCCATGGTCAACCACAGTGGTTGGTGTGGATCTGGGTAAGCCTGCAAGACTATGCAAGCAGAATGATCAGAAAGGAGGCTTGCACCATAGCCTTCAGCCACAGATCTACAACAGAATCAGTTGTAAAGTAAAAGATCAGAACCAAGCAAATCCAAAGACAGAGTCTACAAAGTGGCTGAGGGAAGTGATTTTCCTCAGTCCCAAATGACTGAGAATCACAGCTGGCTCTGGGAGCAGGAGTGTGCTCAGGCATAGTGCATGGGGAGATAAGGGAACAAGATACAGGGTATGACAAAGCAGGCTTGGAAACCACTTTTGGCAGGATCACTACCTGGGTGCTCTATTATGATGGCAGACTGCAACCTTCATCTAGATGGTGGTGTAGGGGCCAAGGGCAGTCTGCCCCAAAatgggccactttggcataaaCATTTTCCtgagttaaaagcaatcaaaacccagcagattcaggaaatgTTCTTTACCTCCCCTGCAAATACCTGCCTCTACCAGGAAGAAACCTATTAATAAAGATATCTCTTTATATAAGACACGTATCTGCTAATAGGGCaaactttgttttccaaacatctcctcTCACCTTCCAGCTAATGGTCTTTCTCCCCagacccccacctctctccttaGCTCATGTAAGTATCATGTTGCCTCaatgtctttggaatttccatggcTGTGTGGATTCCCCATAAGTAtgccattaaattttattttctcctcttaatcTGTCACATGTCAATCTGGTTTTTAGTCCAGCTAGAAGAAATTTAAAGGGTAGAGTAAATTATACCTTCTCAACAGTGGCTTTGTTCATAGTGCCTCATAACCACTTCGTTAGGTCCAACTTTGATGCTATCTCCTTAGGGtatgttttggaatttttttttaagattttatttatttatttgacagagaaagagagatcacaagtaagcagagaggcaggcagagagagagggggaagcagactcctcgctgagcagagagctcaatgcagggctcgatcccaggaccctgaaattatgacttgagctaaaggcagagatttaacccactgagccacccaggtgcccctgttttgggATTTTTAGAAAGCTATGTGGGAGATAATTCTTTGAATTCCTGAGGATATGGGAAAGACATAAGAATCCTTTCAAATAACTCTAAAAATTAGCCATTTCATAAATACCaactattttaaagataaattaactGTTAAAATTCATACATAGAACAGATGTTCCTTAATGGCAGGGGAATATGATAACCATATTCCATTCTTCAGCTTACAAATAATGTTCCCACAGATGTTTTTGCAGTAAGTTCTGGCTCCAACCTAGTAGGTGTATgatcttaggcaagtcacttctcTACTTCCTTATGTGTAAAATGAGGAATACAATACCTATCTCATAggattattgtgagaattaataCATGTATTTGTTTTAGCACAATATTTAGAATATAGTTGTTAGAATTCAATGATACATTAttgtgaagatttaaaaaatgcaattttcCATGGTTTGGAAAGCTACGACTATGGAAAATAATGAGCCCATAtctaagacaaattaaaaaaaaaaaaaagccaaagtcacAGTAACAGAGAATAGAACAGGGATTACCAGAGGCTGAGTTTATATTGTACATTGTGTACATAAGGAACCAGATAAGTGACTTGTCTAAAGTCACACACTCATGACACCCTAGTGTTGGAGCCAATACTGTGGGATGTTGGGGtgaagaaataattaagaaaaaaaaatggtacagtggtggttgccaggggccgggGAGAGGGTTTCAATGGGTAGttactggggttttttgttttggtttggcttttttaaagattttttttttttttatttgtcagagagaaagagagagagagcacgcacaagtacggggagttgcagagggagaagcaggctccgcaccaaGCAAGGAGCataatatgggacttgatctcaggccctgggatcatgacctgagctaaaggtagctacttaactaaccgagccacccagatgtcccagtggggagttagtgtttaatagGTACAAAATTCTAgttctgaaagatgaaaagagttctaggggcacctggatggctcagtcagttgagcatctaactcttgatttcaactcagtcatgatctcaggctcatgagatcagGTCCCACCTCAGTCTCTGctctcagtgtgaagtctgcttggggttctctctctctccctctgcctgcccacccaccaccctctcattaattaatttttaactaattatttaattacatctttttttaagagcTCTAGAGATGGATGGTGCTAATGGTTCACAGCAGTATGAATATATACCATatcactaaactgtacacttaaaaagtatatgttatatatgtattttaccaaaatttaaaaattgggggaaaaaaaaccacactgaTGACAAGACAATAAGATGGATTCCTATAGCTCCCAGAAGTACACAGTAAAACTTCTTTTACTGagatacagagggagaagcattcctttattattttcctgaacTTGTTTTGTCCAGGAAGCTTAGCAGTGGAAACAGACACTCACAACTTGGGGAATTCACTTCCACTATTAATAAGAGCATGACAGCTACTCTGTGTCATCAAAACATCAATTGGCAAAACATCACTGAATTATAAAGATAATTGGACACTTTGAAGTTAGGGTCATTAAGTTCATATTTGAACCATAAATAGCAAAATATAATGGGTCTCTATTAAATAAGGAAAGCAAATGGTCTTTCACGAGTACCTGAGCAcctaaaaaaaaagtgtctagGGAACTTGCTAAACTATCAGTGtcatttcagaaaaaataaacacaaacaaggAAATGATCATGTGTCCTGGGGGTCATCAGCAGCTGGCCAGGGTATATAAAGGGCCAAGAGTAGGACAAAGATATTCACACCTGACAACACCCAAATCCTCTCACCAGTCCAACCCTAACCAACCCCAGATATCACCATGTCCGGATCCTGCTGcggctccacctgctcctcctcGGGCTGTGGAGGAGGTTGCTGCCAGCCCTGTTGTCAGCCCTGCTGCCAGCCCTGCTGCCAGCCTTGCTGCCAGCCCTGCTGCCAACCCTGCTGCCAGTCTTGCTGCCAGCCCTGCTGCTGCCGCGACCCCTGCTGCTGCCGCCCTGTGTCCTGCCAGACCACCGTGTGCCGCCCCGTGACCTGCACCTGCCGCTGCACTCGCCCCATCTGTGAGCCCTGCCGCCGCCCCGTCTGCTGTGACCCCTGCGGCGTGCAGGAGGGCTGCTGCCGCCCCATCAGCTGCTGCCCCACGTCCTGCACGGCCGTGGTCTGCCGCCCCTGCTGCTGGGCCTCCACCTGCTGCCAGCCCATCTCTGTGCAGGCGCCCTGCTGCCGCCCCCCCTGCTGCCAGCCTGCTCCCTGCCGCACCACCTGTAGGACCTCCCCTTGCTGCTGAGCAGTGCATCAATTACTGATGGTCCCCAGTAGAAGATGGGGTCCATCCATCCTGTTCTTCATGACAGAACAGCACGCCTTTTCTGAGAAGTCCGTCTTGCATCTCTTCACCCTAGCTTGGAGTAGGCGCTGAACCCCTTTTTCAGTCTGACTACTCATGAAGAGTACCCTGTCCTCCCAGGAACCCTGTCTAACTCctcaatcatgtcatctgcttcCTAATAAACTTAGTATTTCCAGCATAGAAATCATGGTCTTTGTGATACTTTCTTTTAGTAAGTTCTGTCTGTTTTGTCCACAGATATTCAAAGCAAGATGCAGAATAATCCTCTCAACttgttctctaaaataacccGTCTGGGTGGTTTCCTTATTATCCTTGTAAGTGGAATTTATAAGGCACAGTAACCAAGTGAGAAAGGTGGACACAGCTAAATCTTCATCACACAGAGAGAGTCAGATGTGCTCACAGTCCAGACATATCAAACATCTGGGAAATGTCCTTGAACAATACCCGGTAAGGAGGCTGCATCTAGGCTGATGAGGGTTCAGTCACTGATCTGATACCTGTTGGCAAGCTTAGAAAACCCAGTGTGTTAGAGGTGGAAAGAACCTCAGGCAACATCTGGTCAAACACATTTGTGAAGCTGGAGAGCAATGACTAATGAAAGATAGAGTAAGTTTCTTATTAATATAATCACTGATGTCCATTAAAGTTCCAGGAGACCATATGCCCCCTGACATTAAGCCCTTAAAAGTCAAACACTTCCTCTCAGTATGGTAGGAGACATGTTCTTCTGCCCAGAGTAACTCTTTGGTCTTGTATAGACAAGAATAACTGTGGTTTCGGATAATTCCTTTCTATGTGTTACAGATCTGGTAGTCATTTTGAGTGTTATTCAGGGTGTCAAGTCTTGTGGGTACTGAATCGACATTGGCTCTCAAGGCTGCTCACCTTTATGCTCAGGAACTGGGCAGTAATGGCATTTTCCAAGTAAATTAATCAATCACTGTCAGTCTACACATTGTTAAATATCTACTATGAACAAGACACTGAGCTGACCACATTGAGAgaatatgaaagaataaagaggGCTCTTGCTTCAAAGAAGTTACAATGTATTTAGGGAGATGaagtataaataagaaaaaaagtcaaatagtACATACTGCAAGCaatataaatatagaagaaatgTCAAGTAGTTAAAAATAGTTGAAGATTGTAAACTTACTAGGAAACATGTACAATTATCTTGTCATTTTTAAGTCAGAAATAAACAAGCTGTAACATAGTCAACTATTCTGTAAGGAAAATGTATTctgcatttttatgtatatttatgcctaaaaaattatctaaaacatGATGCAACAAAATCTAAGAGTAACTGGGGATAATACTCAGtttcttctttgtaatttttatttacataattttaaaatgaacatatattttccttttaatggaATGTACTGTCTAAAACCTGTATCTattttgggaaaaatatttgaaccTTTCTCATGATTATGCTCTGCTTTTAAAAACCTACCTATCAGAGTCTAAATGGATGTAAAGCAGATAATTAGCAAATATTTGTActcagaagtattttattttatatagaagATAATATCACTATGGTATATATGATGGACTTTCTGATACCTTTAAACTGATCAAATTATTAAACACTGATTTACATTTTAACTCTTTGGGATCATCTCAACTGCTTAAATAAGGTGTGTAATTTGATATATCCcaattaaaatttgtttcaatTGTTAGCAGTTTTAAATTACAGGTATAATTATTTTTGTCCATTTGAATAGACAATTGAGAATTAAGAACATAAGACAATATTTTCCATGTTAAAATTTGATCATACTGTTACTTTAAATGATAGTGTTAAATAAAGTCCTAGCATTAGTAATACAAAATATGTTTGCCCTTCACCACCAGGAATCTGTCTAAATCAGCTTTAAggctttttttaatggaagttttTCTAAGAGCTCACTCTGTGTTGCATGGACTGTGGGGTTCTCAGTACAGTTCAGGCCACTATCCACAATTCTGACACATATTCTTCTTATAGGTTTTACAACAATAACCTAACTCCCCTTTGAGTAACTGGTATTAAAAACACGGAGCTCTATATCTTCCTTCcaggcatttttattttacttcattattacttcatttatttacttcattATTAATGAGACTCTCCAATAGGTTATCTTATTTAGTGTATATTCTGTGGTAACTGAATAGAGTGGTAACTGAAAGAGTGGGCCATTTGCCATATCAAATATGCTCACCTTTATTCTAAATTCAAAAGCTAGAGGTTATAAAGGCACCACATATTCACTTAATAAACATAAGACAGttgctaagtgccaggcactgttctgagccAGTGACAAATAATAGCTTATTTACTGTCACAACAACCTGGGTGTGCCCTATCATTAACCTTCATGGCCCAAGGACACGCAGCCAATAAGTGGCCAAGTTTTCAGTGAAGGTTACCTAGTTTTAGGATGAGCGGCATTAAAAAACGCTCTGTGGCTTGCCACCAATGTCAAAACACAGAGTTCTGTGGCACAAATTACTGAAATTGGACCCATATTTTCTCTGCCTACACATGAAGCTTGAATATGGGCTGGGGATGAGGATCTTAGACTAACACTAAAACTGCTTTCTGAGAGACTCACGGACTTTCTGTGGATCtttacaaaggagaaagaaaaaatctctTTGGAATGATTTTGGATCACAAGTGTTCAGAGTAGAGATATTAGTCTTGTTAACTTAAAGTTTTATGTATCCTTGAAAGGCTCCCTTTACATAAAATGTGATCATGAAAACCCCCAACAATATGAAAAACTGATGAGACAATGTGTATTGAAAagagcacaggcaacaaaaacaaaacaaaaaaaaaatcagtaagtgggactacaaataacaaataaaaacaaaaagcaaaacaaacaaaaaaaaaaccaatttgattgaaaaatgggcacaggacctgaatagacattttcccaaagaagacatacagaggcCAACAAGGTGCCCAACATCagtaattatcagggaaatgcaaatcaaaaccacaatgagatatcatcatACCTGTTAGAACAACTAGTATAACAAGATCTAACAAatgctagtgaggatgtggagaaaaaggaaccttcctTGgtgtactgttggtgagaatataaactGGTGAAACTactatggaaaatggtatggaaaatcctcaaaaaattaaaaacagaactaacaTATGACCcaggcaatcccacttctgggtgtatatctgaaggaaacaaaatcatgGCCTCAAAGAGGttctgtactcccatgttcattacagcattgttCACAAGAGCTAAGGCATTAAAGCAATCTAAATGTCAAATGATAGATGAATGCATATAGAAAAttagatatatgtatacacacacatatggcaTATGTATGAACaatatatatatgatgtgtgtgtatattccaAGTCTTAGAAtaactgtgttttttaaaatattttatttatttatttgacagacagtgatcacaagtaggcagagaggcaggcagagagagagtgaagcagtgAATTGGAAGAAATCGGAGCTGAAGATGCAacatgagggactgtggactctgagaaacaaactgagcattttgGAAAGAAGGGGGAtagggggataggtgagcctggtggtagatattaaggagggcatgtattgcatgcatggagcactgggtgtggtgcataaacaatgaatcttggaacactgaaaaaataaaatttaattaaaaaaaaaacacaatactaTGCTgtacatttgaaagttgctgtGAGAGTTAAGCTTTAATCTTTTCaccataaaaacaataacaacaaaaaccataaaaacaataacaaaaacaaaaatcaataacaaaatgatAATTATATAGGGTACAGTGAAGGATGTGTTGACCAACTCTATCATGGTAAGCATCTTTCAATATATACATGCATGAAATCACCCCAATGTACACTTTAAgcttaaaaaatgttatatatcacttatatctcaataaagctggggaaaagaaaaaaaaacaagaaagagtaGAATACATGAGTTTTTATCTTGGCCCTGGTTGCTGCTTTGGAAGAAAGTTAAGTGTGTCTGTGGacaagagaaagaacatgaaatgTGAGAGAATCAAAGGTCTTCATTGATGAGACCACACTTCATTTATCCCTCTTATGTTTCCCCAAGTATGACTATATGTTCAGTCAGTTTACATTCCTTCTAAAGTTTTagaattatgtttaaaatttcattgggtgggggggtgcctgggtggctcagttggctaagcaaccgccttaggctcaggtcacggtcccggagtcccgggatcgagtcccgcatcaggctcccagctccgaggggagtctgcttctccctctgaccttctcacctctcatgctctctctcacataaataaataaaaatctttaaaatttcattggGGGATCTTTAGCTCCTGGGGCTTGAGGCACTTTCTTTTGAATGATGGGAATGATCCTAAAGTGACCAAAAGTCCTTGTCTGGTGAATAATAAAAGGGGGAAAGCTACAAAGTAATGAGACTTCTACCCCCATGTAACTCCCCAAGGGCCTCTAACAAAACTTCCCTAAGAAGCAGTATCATCACAGAACACCTGTGCAGCCTCCTACATGCCTCCTCTGATCAATGTATTATCTATGTCTGCAATTCTGATTTAAAACCTCCATCTTACCACTTAGTCATACAGTGCCTATGTCAaggatattaagaaaaaaaattcttgttacACAATTCTCTATCATAGATATAAGAaagccaaatattaaaaaaaagtcacatctCAGAAATAAATATCAACATTCTGTGGTTGATATTCAACATTCAACAGTCGCTCAAACTTGaactagagaaaagaaggggaaaaaatgaaatgcaactatggatattttatttcaataacttAACTGACTTACAAAAGTAACCTTTTATCTTTCCCATACAAATTATCTGAACTGCTGTCTTATTCAAGGTATATGCATTCTATTGTATCAAGTGATATGTCAATAAACTTCCAAGGAGTCCAGACCCAAGGACATGTCCAATACCTGTCTGACTCACATGCAGGTTTCTCAGGGCATCTCCTGGGGGTCAAGTCAGGATCCAGTCACTGATCTAGAGAGCCCtacatgtttcttttaaaatttacagttCCTTTAGGGCCATTTTCCCCAACATTCATCAGGTGCTACCTACCCAACATAAATATTAAGAGCTGTTATTATCTCAAATGACTATGAGTATTTAGATTTTGATGATGAACAGCATGAATAGATCCATATTTAGGAAAGCAACAAGAATTCTCTAATGAGATCGTGAGTATGTCACAAGCAATGCAATCATTAGTCAAAACAAAATTCTACTTAATTAGCCAAAAGataaatggggtggggggtgtcatcAGCAGCTGGCCAGGATATATAAAGGGCCCAGAGTAGGACAGAGACATTCACACCGGACAACACCCAAATCCTCTCATCAGTCCAACCCTAACCAACCCCAGACATCACCATGTCCGGCTCCTGCTGcggctccacctgctcctcctcAGGCTGTGGGGGAGGCTGCTGCCAGCCCTGCTGCCAGCCCTGCTGCTGCCGCGACCCCTGCTGCTGCCGCCCTGTGTCCTGCCAGACCACCGTGTGCCGCCCCGTGACCTGCACCTGCCGCTGCACTCGCCCCATCTGTGAGCCCTGCCGCCGCCCCGTCTGCTGTGACCCCTGCGGTGTGCAGGAGGGCTGCTGCCGCCCCATCAGCTGCTGCCCCACGTCCTGCACGGCCGTGGTCTGCCGCCCCTGCTGCTGGGCCTCCACCTGCTGCCAGCCCATCTCTGTGCAGGCGCCCTGCTGCCGCCCCCCCTGCTGCCAGCCTGCCCCCTGCCGCACCACCTGTAGGACCTCCCCCTGCTGCTGAGAAGTGTACTGACCATCTAGAACAAGCAATCAACCTtctgaaaaaaaaagccatattctCATCTCTACCTACCAAACCTCCTGCCCTGAACCATCAAAATCCAAGCCAACCAGATGATGAATGGAAATCCAGGCTCATCTCTTAAGACTTAGACTGTTCTCAAGTCTTTGTAAAACAGTATCAACTCCCTTCTTCCCACTGTAGATCTTGGGTCTTGTGGCATGCTTGTTTTCTAATAAACTTCTCTTCTTTGGCCTAGCAAATTACTTATTCATTCTAattcttttcattaaatttaaataaaaaatgtactgATTGCCTAACATTGGCAAATCACAGGCTAGATGGTATACAACAGCAATTAAACTTGAGTTAAAAATGTGCCCCTCTTTTAAAAACTTCTAGGGAGAGAAATGAAAGTCATAATAATGcaagtaaaaattagaaaatga
This region of Mustela lutreola isolate mMusLut2 chromosome 15, mMusLut2.pri, whole genome shotgun sequence genomic DNA includes:
- the LOC131816725 gene encoding keratin-associated protein 2-3, which gives rise to MSGSCCGSTCSSSGCGGGCCQPCCQPCCCRDPCCCRPVSCQTTVCRPVTCTCRCTRPICEPCRRPVCCDPCGVQEGCCRPISCCPTSCTAVVCRPCCWASTCCQPISVQAPCCRPPCCQPAPCRTTCRTSPCC
- the LOC131816724 gene encoding keratin-associated protein 2-3-like, whose protein sequence is MSGSCCGSTCSSSGCGGGCCQPCCQPCCQPCCQPCCQPCCQPCCQSCCQPCCCRDPCCCRPVSCQTTVCRPVTCTCRCTRPICEPCRRPVCCDPCGVQEGCCRPISCCPTSCTAVVCRPCCWASTCCQPISVQAPCCRPPCCQPAPCRTTCRTSPCC